Proteins encoded in a region of the Cupriavidus pauculus genome:
- a CDS encoding paraquat-inducible protein A: protein MRQHLERSRRLASGVVAGITDDDESTPLARVPTATSLGLVSCHACDQLSPRALEGEPCPRCGATLHHRKPASLARTWAFLLAAFILYIPANLLPVMVTQSLLGTQQDTIFSGVIYLWLSGSHLLAGVVLIASIVVPLLKMMILTMLLVSVRLRTTWRIRQQTRLYGLVELIGRWSMLDIFVVALLASLVRAGALATIVPGPGALAFGSVVVLTMLASLSFDPRLLWDSLEPTEHTDARQH from the coding sequence ATGAGACAGCATCTGGAGCGCTCGCGCCGGCTGGCAAGCGGCGTCGTGGCGGGAATCACCGACGACGACGAGAGCACGCCGCTCGCGCGCGTGCCCACGGCCACGTCGCTCGGGCTCGTCTCGTGCCACGCATGCGACCAGCTCAGCCCGCGCGCGCTCGAAGGCGAGCCGTGCCCGCGCTGCGGCGCCACGCTCCATCATCGCAAGCCGGCCAGCCTCGCGCGCACCTGGGCGTTCCTGCTGGCCGCCTTCATCCTCTACATCCCCGCGAACCTGCTGCCCGTGATGGTCACGCAGTCGCTGCTCGGCACGCAGCAGGACACGATCTTCTCGGGCGTCATCTATCTGTGGCTGTCCGGCTCGCATCTGCTGGCCGGCGTGGTGCTCATCGCGAGCATCGTCGTGCCGCTGCTCAAGATGATGATCCTGACGATGCTGCTGGTCTCGGTGCGCCTGCGCACGACCTGGCGCATCCGCCAGCAGACGCGGCTGTATGGACTCGTCGAACTGATCGGCCGCTGGTCGATGCTCGATATCTTCGTGGTGGCGCTGCTGGCCTCGCTCGTGCGCGCGGGCGCGCTCGCCACCATCGTGCCAGGCCCCGGAGCGCTCGCGTTCGGCTCCGTGGTGGTACTGACCATGCTCGCATCGCTGAGCTTCGACCCGCGCTTGCTGTGGGATTCGCTGGAACCGACGGAACACACCGATGCCCGACAACACTGA
- a CDS encoding intermembrane transport protein PqiB: protein MPDNTELPPPPPPPPASPSGLPYPARRRRSRWLPSLVWLIPIVAAIVGISLLVNTIMSRGPEIDVTFRTAEGLTPGKTPVRYKDVEIGLVKAVRLAEDRSHVIARIDLTKDASSFAVADTRFWVVRPRLAVSGVSGLETLLSGAYIGVDIGKSAERKTAFTGLEVPPVVTTDASGKQFVLRAQDLGSLDIGSPVYYRRVRVGQVVAFQLEPNGRDITLRVFIDKPYDKLVTANTRFWHASGVDLKLDATGLKLQTQSLVTVLLGGVAFQAPDHSGGAPVATENTQFLLAGDQSEAMKEPEELAPTLAVLNFDQSVRGLSPGAPVDFRGVVVGQVRSIGIEYQRDKKAFRMPVVVELYPSRMGFRERDVAEEAQKRTIVETLIRRGLRAQLRNGNLLTGQLYVALDFFPKAAPAAVNLDASMPELPTTPGTFDELQAKLGDIVSKIDKVPFDQIGQDVRTTLASLNRMLDNADKLVAQLQGDVAPQVLSALQDARRTLNTANGTLASDAPLQQDTRRMLQELTRTAASLRALTDYLERHPEALLRGKAEKP, encoded by the coding sequence ATGCCCGACAACACTGAACTTCCTCCGCCGCCTCCGCCGCCGCCCGCGTCTCCTTCGGGCCTGCCCTACCCTGCCCGGCGCCGCCGCTCGCGCTGGCTGCCTTCGCTCGTGTGGCTGATTCCGATCGTCGCCGCCATCGTCGGCATCTCGCTGCTCGTCAATACGATCATGTCGCGCGGGCCGGAGATCGATGTCACGTTCCGCACGGCCGAGGGGCTGACGCCCGGCAAGACGCCCGTGCGCTACAAGGATGTGGAGATCGGACTCGTCAAGGCCGTGCGGCTGGCGGAAGACCGCTCGCATGTCATCGCGCGCATCGACCTGACCAAGGACGCCAGCAGCTTTGCCGTGGCGGACACGCGCTTCTGGGTCGTGCGGCCGCGGCTCGCGGTCAGCGGCGTGTCGGGGCTGGAGACGCTGCTTTCGGGTGCGTATATCGGCGTCGATATCGGCAAGTCCGCGGAACGCAAGACGGCGTTCACGGGGCTCGAAGTCCCGCCCGTGGTGACCACCGATGCGTCGGGCAAGCAGTTCGTGCTGCGCGCGCAGGACCTCGGCTCGCTCGATATCGGCTCGCCGGTCTACTACCGCCGCGTGCGCGTGGGCCAGGTGGTGGCGTTCCAGCTCGAGCCGAACGGCCGCGACATCACGCTGCGCGTGTTCATCGACAAACCCTACGACAAGCTCGTCACGGCCAATACGCGCTTCTGGCATGCGAGCGGCGTCGATCTCAAGCTCGATGCCACGGGCCTCAAGCTGCAGACGCAATCGCTGGTCACGGTGCTTCTCGGCGGCGTCGCGTTCCAGGCGCCCGACCATTCGGGCGGCGCGCCCGTGGCCACCGAGAACACGCAGTTCCTGCTCGCGGGCGATCAGTCCGAGGCGATGAAAGAGCCCGAGGAACTCGCACCGACGCTGGCCGTGCTGAACTTCGACCAGTCCGTGCGCGGGCTCTCGCCGGGCGCGCCCGTGGACTTCCGCGGCGTGGTGGTGGGCCAGGTCCGGTCCATCGGGATCGAGTACCAGCGGGACAAGAAGGCGTTCCGCATGCCCGTGGTCGTGGAGCTCTACCCCTCGCGCATGGGCTTCCGCGAGCGCGATGTCGCCGAGGAAGCGCAGAAGCGCACGATCGTGGAGACCTTGATCCGCCGCGGCCTGCGCGCGCAGCTGCGCAACGGCAACCTGCTGACCGGCCAGCTCTACGTGGCGCTCGACTTCTTCCCGAAGGCGGCGCCGGCCGCGGTCAACCTCGACGCCTCGATGCCCGAGCTGCCGACCACGCCGGGCACGTTCGACGAACTGCAGGCCAAGCTCGGCGATATCGTCAGCAAGATCGACAAGGTGCCGTTCGACCAGATCGGCCAGGATGTGCGCACCACGCTCGCCTCGCTGAACCGCATGCTCGACAACGCCGACAAGCTCGTCGCGCAGTTGCAGGGCGATGTCGCGCCGCAGGTCCTGTCGGCGCTGCAGGATGCGCGGCGCACGCTCAACACGGCCAACGGCACGCTCGCGTCGGATGCGCCGCTGCAGCAGGATACGCGGCGCATGCTGCAGGAACTCACGCGCACGGCGGCTTCGCTGCGCGCACTGACCGATTACCTCGAGCGCCATCCCGAGGCGCTGCTACGCGGCAAGGCGGAGAAGCCATGA
- a CDS encoding membrane integrity-associated transporter subunit PqiC, giving the protein MVAALALLLAACASPDPRYYSLAASAANAVPAAPPARAEPLWIEVAPVRVPERLNRAQLVVGDGADGQLKLLDLSRWSSPLPDEMRDALSQQLQARLGAVDVYQQGLSDVAPVYRITTEVVRMDGDVGQRANATIAWTVRRLPDGRVTGGRTVAEVAAPGQVEGLVGAYRQIVGTTADDIAAALSGLKP; this is encoded by the coding sequence ATGGTTGCCGCGCTCGCCCTGCTGCTTGCGGCCTGCGCGTCGCCCGATCCGCGCTATTACTCGCTGGCCGCGTCCGCGGCCAATGCCGTGCCCGCCGCGCCGCCTGCCCGGGCCGAGCCGCTATGGATCGAGGTCGCGCCCGTGCGCGTGCCGGAGCGGCTCAATCGCGCGCAGCTCGTGGTGGGCGACGGGGCAGACGGCCAGCTGAAGCTGCTCGACCTGTCGCGCTGGTCCTCGCCGCTCCCCGACGAGATGCGCGATGCGCTGTCGCAGCAGTTGCAGGCGCGGCTCGGCGCGGTGGATGTCTACCAGCAGGGGCTGTCCGATGTCGCACCGGTCTATCGCATCACGACCGAGGTGGTACGGATGGACGGCGATGTGGGCCAGCGCGCGAACGCCACGATCGCCTGGACCGTGCGACGCCTGCCCGACGGCAGGGTGACGGGCGGCCGCACGGTGGCGGAGGTGGCGGCGCCGGGGCAGGTGGAGGGGCTTGTGGGCGCGTACCGCCAGATCGTCGGCACCACGGCCGACGATATCGCGGCGGCGCTGAGCGGCCTCAAGCCCTGA
- a CDS encoding nucleoside 2-deoxyribosyltransferase, whose amino-acid sequence MTSIYLAGFDVFRKDAVDYGKRLQALCADHGFTGLYPLDQAAPAGMTGPETARWIYEANIALLHRADAVMANLDDFRGPGEPDSGTAFEVGYAVALGKPVWGYASEASSLRERVTASIDADGEAIDARGYVVEDFGLSKNLMLACSVTLVHGTAEDCLKAMAAQRGGSVRA is encoded by the coding sequence ATGACCTCCATCTATCTCGCCGGCTTCGACGTCTTCCGCAAGGATGCGGTCGACTACGGCAAGCGGCTCCAGGCGCTGTGCGCCGATCACGGCTTCACGGGCCTGTACCCGCTCGACCAGGCCGCGCCGGCCGGCATGACGGGCCCCGAGACCGCGCGGTGGATCTACGAGGCCAATATCGCGCTGCTGCATCGCGCGGATGCGGTAATGGCGAACCTCGACGATTTCCGGGGCCCCGGCGAGCCGGATTCGGGCACCGCATTCGAGGTCGGCTACGCGGTGGCGCTGGGCAAGCCGGTCTGGGGCTACGCGAGCGAGGCGTCCTCGCTGCGCGAACGCGTGACCGCGTCGATCGACGCCGATGGCGAGGCGATCGACGCGCGCGGCTATGTGGTGGAGGACTTCGGACTGTCGAAGAACCTGATGCTCGCGTGCAGCGTGACGCTCGTGCACGGGACGGCCGAGGATTGCCTGAAGGCCATGGCTGCGCAGCGGGGTGGCAGCGTCAGGGCTTGA
- the modA gene encoding molybdate ABC transporter substrate-binding protein: MPSTPRFLRRTIGAAALAALTLTAPSAFAADLVVSAAASLTNAFKTLAEQFEKSHPDTRVVLNFGASDVLMQQIVKGAPADVFASADQDAMNRAESEKVVQPASRKDFAANQIVLIVPGDSKLGITSLKDLTRADVKRIAYGNPSSVPVGRYTRGALEAEHLWDAVAAKGVPAQNVRQSLDYVARGEVDAGFVFATDATVMPDKVKVAVRVPNRTPVTYPIAIVAQTKQAASANAFVNYVLSADGQAVLARYGFLKP, translated from the coding sequence ATGCCTTCCACGCCCCGCTTCCTGCGCCGGACGATCGGCGCCGCCGCGCTTGCCGCCCTGACCCTGACCGCCCCGTCGGCCTTTGCCGCCGACCTCGTGGTGTCGGCCGCCGCCAGCCTGACGAACGCCTTCAAGACCCTGGCCGAGCAGTTCGAGAAGTCCCACCCCGACACCAGGGTGGTGCTCAACTTCGGGGCGTCGGACGTGCTGATGCAGCAGATCGTCAAGGGCGCGCCGGCGGACGTGTTTGCCTCCGCCGACCAGGATGCGATGAACAGGGCCGAAAGCGAAAAGGTTGTGCAACCCGCCTCGCGCAAGGACTTTGCCGCGAACCAGATCGTGCTGATCGTGCCCGGCGACAGCAAGCTCGGCATCACGTCGCTCAAGGACCTGACCAGGGCCGACGTGAAGCGCATCGCCTATGGCAACCCGTCTTCGGTTCCCGTGGGCCGCTACACCAGGGGCGCGCTGGAAGCCGAACACCTGTGGGATGCCGTGGCCGCCAAGGGCGTGCCCGCGCAGAATGTGCGCCAGAGCCTGGACTACGTGGCCCGCGGCGAAGTCGATGCCGGCTTCGTGTTCGCCACCGACGCCACCGTGATGCCGGACAAGGTCAAGGTCGCCGTCCGCGTGCCGAACCGCACGCCCGTGACGTACCCGATCGCGATCGTCGCGCAGACGAAGCAGGCCGCCTCGGCCAACGCGTTCGTGAACTACGTGCTGTCGGCCGATGGCCAGGCCGTGCTCGCGCGCTATGGCTTCCTGAAGCCCTGA
- the modB gene encoding molybdate ABC transporter permease subunit, whose product MDAVWIPLLLSLKVAGWATLLNSVLGVAAAYALARWRSSARDVVDAILTLPLVLPPTVLGYYLLVLVGRRGVFGAWLSSVGIELVFTWQGAVLASTVVAFPLVLKSARAAFEGVDHQLENAARVLGVSEAGIFFRVTLPMAARGIIAGVLLAFARALGEFGATLMIAGNLPGRTQTLSVAIYEAVQAGDDNTANLLVLITSVTCVVLLVAAGRLVPPVARGASDVYEPRRFRARARKAASPAVPK is encoded by the coding sequence ATGGATGCCGTCTGGATTCCGCTGCTGCTGTCGCTGAAGGTGGCGGGATGGGCCACGCTGCTCAATAGCGTGCTCGGGGTGGCCGCGGCGTACGCACTCGCGCGCTGGCGCTCGTCGGCGCGCGACGTCGTCGACGCCATCCTGACGCTCCCGCTCGTGCTGCCGCCGACCGTGCTTGGCTACTACCTGCTCGTGCTCGTGGGCCGGCGCGGGGTGTTCGGCGCATGGCTGTCGTCCGTCGGCATCGAACTCGTGTTCACGTGGCAGGGCGCGGTACTCGCCTCGACCGTGGTCGCATTCCCGCTCGTGCTCAAGTCCGCCCGCGCGGCCTTCGAAGGGGTCGATCATCAGCTCGAGAACGCCGCGCGCGTGCTCGGCGTCTCCGAGGCAGGCATCTTCTTCCGCGTCACGCTGCCGATGGCGGCGCGCGGCATCATCGCGGGCGTACTGCTCGCGTTCGCGCGCGCGCTCGGCGAGTTCGGCGCCACGCTGATGATCGCGGGCAACCTGCCCGGCCGCACGCAGACGCTCTCGGTGGCCATCTACGAAGCGGTGCAGGCCGGCGACGACAACACGGCCAATCTGCTCGTGCTGATCACCTCGGTCACCTGCGTGGTGTTGCTGGTCGCCGCCGGCCGGCTCGTGCCGCCCGTCGCGCGCGGCGCCTCCGACGTCTACGAACCCCGGCGCTTCCGCGCCCGCGCGCGCAAGGCCGCGTCGCCTGCCGTCCCCAAGTGA
- a CDS encoding ATP-binding cassette domain-containing protein, with amino-acid sequence MSMHVSLRKHMTSGDREFALDIDFTSDSRRIALFGQSGAGKSLTLRAIAGLLAPDSGRIVLNGRTLFDSEAGIDVRPQERRVAYLFQDYALFPHLTVAQNIAFGLEHGWRNPRRRARYAQADRWIDAFSLREIVGQYPSQISGGQKQRVALARALVAQPDTVLLDEPFSALDPALRAHMRNELRALQSSLDVPMVVISHDPEDVEVLADHVLEVRDGRIVAGGYATPPRPTPLPVGTELA; translated from the coding sequence ATGAGCATGCATGTCTCGCTGCGCAAGCACATGACCTCGGGCGACCGCGAGTTCGCGCTCGATATCGACTTCACATCGGACAGCCGGCGCATCGCGCTGTTCGGCCAGTCCGGCGCGGGCAAGAGCCTGACGCTGCGCGCGATTGCGGGGCTGCTCGCGCCCGATAGCGGCCGCATCGTGCTGAACGGCCGCACGCTGTTCGACAGCGAAGCGGGCATCGACGTCCGGCCGCAGGAGCGCCGCGTCGCCTATCTCTTCCAGGATTACGCGCTGTTTCCGCACCTGACCGTCGCGCAGAACATCGCCTTCGGTCTCGAGCATGGCTGGCGCAATCCGCGGCGCCGCGCGCGCTATGCGCAGGCGGACCGCTGGATCGATGCATTCAGCCTGCGCGAGATCGTGGGCCAGTATCCGTCGCAGATCTCCGGCGGCCAGAAGCAACGCGTGGCCCTTGCGCGCGCGCTGGTTGCGCAACCGGACACCGTGCTGCTCGACGAACCGTTCTCGGCGCTCGATCCCGCGCTGCGCGCGCATATGCGCAACGAGTTGCGCGCGCTGCAGAGCAGCCTCGACGTGCCGATGGTCGTGATCTCCCATGACCCCGAGGACGTCGAGGTTCTGGCCGATCATGTGCTGGAAGTCCGCGACGGCCGCATCGTTGCCGGCGGCTACGCCACCCCCCCTCGCCCGACGCCACTGCCCGTCGGCACGGAACTCGCGTAA
- a CDS encoding class IV adenylate cyclase: MARNIEIKARIDSVEAVAPRAAALAQHGPERIEQDDTFFPCANGRLKLRAFDASRGELIFYARPDQTGPKESFYILSPTASPDTLRAALAAAHGEGGRVRKVRTLFLVGRTRVHLDRVEGLGDFLELEVVLADDEAAEAGVAEAHTLMDALGVDRARLIDGAYVDLLRANR; this comes from the coding sequence ATGGCACGCAATATCGAGATCAAGGCCCGCATCGACAGCGTCGAGGCCGTGGCGCCGCGCGCGGCGGCCCTCGCGCAGCACGGCCCCGAGCGCATCGAACAGGACGATACGTTCTTTCCATGCGCGAATGGACGTCTGAAGCTGCGCGCGTTCGATGCGTCGCGAGGGGAATTGATCTTCTACGCGCGCCCGGACCAGACCGGGCCGAAAGAGAGCTTCTACATCCTGTCGCCGACGGCGTCGCCCGACACGCTGCGCGCGGCACTCGCCGCCGCGCATGGCGAGGGCGGCCGTGTCAGGAAGGTGCGCACGCTGTTCCTCGTCGGCCGTACGCGCGTGCACCTGGACCGCGTGGAGGGGCTCGGCGACTTTCTCGAACTGGAAGTGGTGCTGGCCGATGACGAAGCGGCCGAGGCGGGCGTGGCCGAAGCCCATACGCTGATGGATGCGCTCGGTGTCGATCGCGCAAGGCTGATCGACGGCGCGTATGTGGACCTGCTGCGCGCGAACCGCTGA
- a CDS encoding TOBE domain-containing protein has protein sequence MLELEGAIWFRAGAREWGGKDRIALLAAIGEQGSITAAARAVGLSYKAAWDAIDAMNNSAGEPLVARAAGGKGGGGTRLTDRAEQLIRTYRTLEAEHRRFVAWLGAQAETGTLGGDVASGQDLELMRRFTVRTSARNKLFGQVEAVRTGAVNDEITLRLPGGQAIVATITRESTETLELAPGVEAFGLIKASSVLIGLPDPEGRLSASNQLPGVVSRIVPGAVNAEVVLALDGGGTVAAIVPGTAIGDLALAEGARAIAIFKASSVIVGTL, from the coding sequence ATGCTAGAACTCGAAGGCGCGATCTGGTTCCGGGCCGGTGCCCGCGAGTGGGGCGGCAAGGATCGCATCGCCCTGCTGGCCGCGATCGGCGAACAAGGCTCGATCACCGCGGCCGCGCGCGCGGTGGGGCTCAGCTACAAGGCCGCGTGGGATGCCATCGACGCGATGAACAACAGCGCCGGCGAGCCGCTCGTGGCCCGCGCGGCAGGCGGCAAGGGCGGGGGCGGCACGCGGCTCACCGATCGCGCGGAGCAGCTGATCCGCACCTATCGCACGCTCGAGGCCGAGCACCGGCGCTTTGTCGCGTGGCTCGGCGCGCAGGCCGAGACGGGCACGCTCGGCGGCGATGTGGCAAGCGGACAGGACCTCGAGCTCATGCGGCGCTTCACCGTGCGCACGAGCGCGCGCAACAAGCTGTTCGGGCAGGTGGAAGCGGTCCGAACAGGCGCGGTCAATGACGAGATCACGCTGCGGCTGCCGGGCGGACAGGCGATCGTCGCCACGATCACGCGCGAGAGCACCGAGACGCTCGAGCTCGCGCCGGGCGTGGAGGCCTTCGGGCTGATCAAGGCGTCATCGGTCCTGATCGGCCTGCCCGATCCCGAGGGCAGGCTGTCGGCGAGCAACCAGCTGCCGGGCGTGGTGTCGCGCATCGTTCCCGGTGCGGTCAACGCGGAAGTCGTGCTTGCGCTCGACGGCGGCGGTACCGTGGCGGCGATCGTGCCCGGCACGGCCATCGGCGATCTGGCGCTGGCCGAAGGCGCGCGCGCCATCGCGATCTTCAAGGCATCGAGCGTGATCGTCGGCACGCTGTAG
- a CDS encoding Ldh family oxidoreductase, protein MQISLSSAQRFARDILVAQSVPADIADDVAHHLVESDRCGYASHGLSILPSYRTALEANTVNRTGRAECVMDRGSLMVFDGHGGFGQHVGKAVMATAIARVREHGHCLVTLRQSHHLGRMGHYGEMVAAEGCVLLCFTNVINRPPMVAPFGGRVARLTTNPLCFAGPMPNGRPPLVLDIATSAIALNKARVLAEKGEPAPERSIIDADGNPTTDASVMFADPPGALLPFGGHKGYALGVVAELLAGVLSGGGTIRPDAPPGGVATNNLFAVLLNPELDLGLPWQSAEVESFIEYLQATPTAPGFDRVQYPGEYEAACRAAAATHLEIDDRIWQNLDKLARTVGVETPRG, encoded by the coding sequence ATGCAGATCTCGCTGTCCAGCGCCCAGCGCTTCGCGCGCGACATCCTCGTCGCGCAGTCCGTCCCCGCCGATATTGCCGACGACGTCGCCCACCACCTCGTCGAATCGGACCGCTGCGGCTATGCCAGCCACGGCCTCTCGATCCTGCCGAGCTATCGCACGGCGCTCGAGGCGAACACCGTGAATCGCACGGGCCGCGCCGAATGCGTGATGGACCGCGGCTCGCTGATGGTGTTCGACGGCCACGGCGGCTTCGGCCAGCATGTGGGCAAGGCCGTAATGGCCACCGCGATCGCGCGCGTGCGCGAGCACGGGCACTGCCTCGTCACGCTGCGCCAGTCGCACCATCTCGGCCGCATGGGCCATTACGGCGAAATGGTCGCCGCCGAAGGCTGCGTGCTGCTGTGCTTCACCAACGTGATCAACCGCCCGCCGATGGTCGCGCCGTTCGGCGGCCGCGTCGCGCGCCTGACGACCAATCCGCTGTGCTTCGCGGGCCCGATGCCGAATGGCCGGCCGCCGCTCGTGCTCGATATCGCGACAAGCGCGATCGCGCTCAACAAGGCCCGCGTGCTGGCGGAAAAAGGCGAGCCGGCGCCCGAGCGCAGCATCATCGATGCCGACGGCAATCCGACGACCGACGCCAGCGTGATGTTCGCCGATCCGCCCGGCGCCCTGCTGCCGTTCGGCGGCCACAAGGGCTATGCGCTCGGCGTGGTGGCGGAACTGCTGGCCGGCGTGCTGTCCGGTGGCGGCACCATCCGCCCCGATGCGCCGCCCGGCGGCGTGGCCACCAACAACCTCTTCGCGGTGCTGCTGAACCCCGAGCTCGATCTCGGTCTGCCGTGGCAAAGCGCCGAGGTGGAATCGTTTATCGAGTACCTGCAGGCCACGCCCACCGCGCCGGGGTTCGATCGCGTCCAGTATCCGGGCGAGTACGAAGCCGCGTGCCGCGCCGCGGCGGCGACGCATCTCGAGATCGACGATCGCATCTGGCAGAACCTCGACAAGCTTGCACGGACCGTTGGCGTCGAGACGCCGCGCGGATAA
- a CDS encoding transglycosylase domain-containing protein: MQRLWSAFVKFVLLAIVGGALLIAFTVIMASRQLPSLDALTAFRASPGYVPLAQFPPTLPEAVVAIEDDRFYIHDGIDYVGVMRAGIANLSDELSQGASTITMQVARNFFLSRQKTYTRKLYEALLAYRIESALSKNEILELYLNKIYLGQGAYGFGEAAETYFGKPVAQLTLAECAMLAGLPKAPSANNPVVNPRRARQRQSYILLRMLELGRITRGQYDAALLEPLRLR; encoded by the coding sequence ATGCAACGTCTCTGGTCCGCCTTCGTCAAGTTCGTCCTGCTCGCCATCGTCGGCGGGGCGCTGCTGATCGCGTTCACCGTGATCATGGCCAGCCGTCAGCTGCCGTCGCTCGACGCGCTGACCGCGTTCCGCGCCTCGCCCGGATACGTGCCGCTCGCGCAGTTCCCGCCCACGCTGCCCGAAGCCGTGGTCGCGATCGAGGACGACCGCTTCTACATCCACGATGGCATCGACTATGTAGGCGTGATGCGCGCCGGCATCGCCAACCTCTCCGACGAACTGTCGCAGGGCGCATCGACGATCACGATGCAGGTGGCGCGCAACTTCTTCCTTTCGCGGCAGAAGACGTACACGCGCAAGCTCTACGAGGCGTTGCTCGCCTACCGCATCGAAAGCGCGCTGAGCAAGAACGAGATCCTCGAGCTGTATCTCAACAAGATCTACCTGGGCCAGGGCGCGTACGGCTTCGGCGAGGCCGCCGAGACCTATTTCGGCAAGCCCGTGGCGCAGCTCACGCTGGCCGAATGCGCGATGCTCGCCGGCCTGCCCAAGGCGCCGTCGGCCAACAATCCCGTGGTCAACCCGCGCCGCGCACGCCAGCGCCAGAGCTATATCCTGCTGCGCATGCTCGAGCTCGGTCGCATCACGCGCGGCCAGTACGACGCCGCGCTGCTCGAGCCGCTGCGGCTGCGCTAG
- a CDS encoding MgtC/SapB family protein produces MEGVWGDIYSTIRAEFADVPNIKELTRLLLRLTLAVALGGLIGWEREAAGKAAGLRTHMMVALGSALFVLVPLQAGVPLADMSRVLQGLTAGIGFIGAGAIIKQASKDDVSESDVRGLTTAASIWTVAAIGVACGLGREMTAVVATVFSLVILQLLYAFKK; encoded by the coding sequence ATGGAAGGTGTGTGGGGTGATATCTACAGCACGATCCGGGCCGAATTCGCCGACGTCCCGAATATCAAGGAGCTGACGCGCCTGCTGCTGCGTCTTACGCTCGCGGTGGCGCTCGGCGGCCTGATTGGCTGGGAACGCGAAGCGGCCGGCAAGGCGGCCGGCCTCCGCACGCATATGATGGTCGCGCTCGGGTCGGCGCTGTTCGTGCTGGTCCCGCTTCAGGCCGGCGTGCCGCTGGCCGATATGAGCCGCGTGTTGCAGGGCCTGACGGCCGGCATCGGCTTTATCGGCGCCGGCGCGATCATCAAGCAGGCGAGCAAGGACGACGTCAGCGAAAGCGATGTCCGCGGCCTGACGACCGCCGCGAGCATCTGGACCGTCGCGGCAATCGGCGTCGCCTGCGGCCTCGGCCGCGAAATGACGGCCGTGGTCGCGACGGTGTTCAGCCTCGTGATCCTCCAGCTGCTCTACGCCTTCAAGAAGTAA
- a CDS encoding formate dehydrogenase subunit delta codes for MHIENLIKMANQIGSFFEAMPDRTEAIGDIASHIKRFWEPRMRRALLAHVDATEGGEGLDPIVREAIAAHRASLEPAPVAVAS; via the coding sequence ATGCATATCGAGAACCTGATCAAGATGGCCAACCAGATCGGCAGCTTCTTCGAGGCGATGCCCGATCGCACCGAGGCCATTGGCGATATCGCGAGCCATATCAAGCGATTCTGGGAGCCGCGCATGCGCCGCGCGCTGCTCGCGCACGTCGATGCCACCGAGGGTGGAGAAGGGCTGGATCCGATCGTGCGCGAAGCCATCGCCGCGCATCGGGCCAGCCTGGAGCCGGCGCCGGTGGCCGTGGCTTCCTGA